The following proteins are co-located in the Flammeovirga kamogawensis genome:
- a CDS encoding peroxiredoxin-like family protein, with translation MKTNNIFYSICILILGITLNVNGQQIPQQASDISPLLIGEIIPKEILLRDVEGNEVNLLKEIKKKPSILVFYRGGWCPYCNRQLSGLGEVSDYLVSIGYQIIAISPDSPDALSMTYDKHMMNYQLFSDSDMLASKAFGLAYTLDDKSFNKFSNLGMDIVMTDGGKHQMLPVPAVFFVRQNGEINFEYINPNFKKRISPSLLVGAAESLSSE, from the coding sequence ATGAAAACTAATAACATATTTTATTCAATCTGTATACTTATACTAGGTATAACACTTAATGTAAATGGACAACAAATTCCTCAGCAAGCAAGTGATATATCACCTTTATTAATTGGAGAAATAATTCCAAAAGAAATTCTTTTAAGAGACGTAGAAGGGAACGAAGTAAACTTATTGAAAGAAATAAAGAAAAAACCTTCTATCCTTGTTTTTTATAGAGGAGGATGGTGTCCGTACTGTAATAGACAACTGTCTGGGTTAGGAGAAGTATCAGATTATTTGGTAAGTATTGGGTATCAAATAATAGCAATATCACCAGATTCACCTGATGCATTATCTATGACTTATGATAAACATATGATGAATTATCAGCTTTTTTCTGATAGTGATATGTTAGCTTCTAAGGCATTTGGATTAGCTTATACATTAGATGATAAGTCATTTAATAAGTTTTCTAATTTAGGAATGGATATAGTAATGACAGATGGAGGAAAGCATCAAATGTTACCTGTTCCAGCTGTATTTTTTGTTCGCCAAAATGGAGAGATCAATTTCGAGTACATCAACCCTAATTTTAAGAAACGCATAAGCCCATCTTTATTAGTTGGAGCAGCTGAGTCTTTATCATCGGAATAA